The genome window AGCTTAAAAATGATATTGATAAAAAATATTGACGAAGACTATTTAAATTTAATTATTAATTCCTATATTAAATAAAGTTTTGTTACAAGATACCAAAATCGTCATTGCGAGCGACTAAAAGGAGCGTGGCAATCTCAGGACTATAGCATGAGATTGCTTCGTCAAAACTTACAGTTTTTCCTCGCAATGCCGAAAAAACTGACCTAGTAATAAAACTAAAAACAAGAATTTATAAATTGGTTTAGTATGACACAAGAAAAGAAAAAGTTTGATGCCGAGGTTGGCAAGATTTTAAATTTAATGATTCACTCTCTTTATAGTAATAAAGAGATTTTTATGAGGGAGTTAATTTCTAATGCTTCGGATGCTTGCGATAAATTACGTTATTTGTCTCAAAGTAATAGTGAATTAGTAGCTGGCGATAGCAATTTTAAAATTACGGTTAAAGTCGATAAAGATAAAGGACAAATCATCATCCGTGATAACGGTATCGGCATGAATAAAGAGGATTTGATTGAGAATCTTGGTACTATTGCAAGATCTGGTACGGCAAATTTCCTTAAAAGCCTCTCCGGTGATTCTAAAAAAGATAATATGCTAATCGGTCAGTTTGGAGTTGGCTTTTATTCAAGCTTTATGGTAGCTGATAAAGTGACTGTAACTTCAAGAAAAGCTGGGGAAGATAAAGTCCATGTTTGGGAATCAGACGGGCTTGGTGAATATACCGTCTCAGATTCAGATAAAGAGTTCACAAGAGGCACGGAAATCGTTTTACATATCAAAAAGGAAGAAGATACATTCCTTGATCATTTTAGATTAAAACACATCGTTAAAAGCTATTCCGATCATATAGCAGTACCGATATATTTCTTTGATGAAGCTGGTAATAATGAAATCCAGCTTAATTCAGCTTCTGCATTATGGACAAGACCGAAATCAGAAATTACGGAAGAACAATATAAAGAATTCTACAAAAGCTTATCTTATGCTATAGATGATCCGTGGATTACTCTGCATAATAAAAATGAGGGAGCTATAGAATTTACTAATCTGCTTTTCATTCCCTCAAGTAAAACATTTGATTTATTTCATCCTGATCGCAAAAGGCGTGTAAAATTATATATAAAAAGAGTATTTATTTCCGATGAGAATATTGATTTAATTCCATCATATTTAAGGTTTTTACGAGGCGTAGTTGATTCAGAAGATTTACCATTAAATATTAGCCGTGAATCACTGCAGCATAATAGCGTGCTTGAGAAAATCAAAAATGCTATTACAAAAAGAGTGCTTAGCGAAATTAGAAAAAAGAAAGAGGAATCATCTGAAGAGTATAATAAGTTTTGGGCTAATTTTGGTGGTGCTTTAAAAGAGGGTTTATGTGAGGCTACTACCGACCATGAAAAATTATTAGAAGTATGTATATTCAGAAGTGCTTTGCATAATAAAATGATAAGTCTTGATGAGTATATAGCGAATTTTAAAGAAGGACAGAATACCATATATTATTTAAGCGGGGATAATCCCGATAAATTACTTTCAAGCCCGCAAATCGAAGGATTGTTAAGTAAAAATATCGATGTATTACTTTTCACCGATACAGTGGATGATTTTTGGGTAAATGTTAATAGCGAATATAAAGGGCATGCCATTAAATCAGCAACAAGAAGCGATATCGATTTAGAACAAACTGCTACATCATCTGAGGAAAAAAAGAAAGACGATACAAAATCCGATGAGGAATATAAATTACTAACTGATTATTTTAAAGAGACGCTAGGGGAGTTAGTAAAAGAAGTTAAAATCTCTAAAAAACTTACTTCAAGCCCTGCTTGTCTTGCCGTTAGCGACGCTGCTATGGATATTCGTATGGAGAGGTTTTTAATTGAGCAAAAACAAATAGCTGCTGCATCCGCCAAAAATTTAGAGCTAAATCCTAAAAATAAAATCATAGAGAAAATCTTTAACGATTTAAAAGCAAATAATGAAGAATTGGTTAATCTAATATTTGATCAAGCCTGTATTTTAGAGGGCGAACCGGTTGCTGATACCGGTGCATTTTCAAAGAGATTAAACGATATTATACAAAAAGCTATATTATAACTTTAAAATTCTTTAATTTTAATGTATAGTCAATTGATTTGAACTTGGTGCTTTGTTGTTCGTCGACTCGCCTATTATTATAGGCTTCGCTCCTCACGCCTGTCACCAAATTCAACTGAATTGACTATAGAATGGTTGCAAACGTGAGTTTGGGTATCCACTGTCATACCGTGGCTTGACCACGGTATCTAGACAAAAATTAATAAAATGGATTCCCGCTTATGCGGGAATGACATAGAGAAAATGTTTTATTACGATACTATATTTAGCAAACATATAGATAAGATCAAAAGCGAAGGAAGATATCGAGAATTTAAAGCCTTAAAAAGACAAGCCGATAATTTTCCTTTTGCAGAACACGCTAATAAACAAATAGTTATGTGGTGCATTAATGACTATTTGGGTATGAGTAAACATGCAAAAGTAATGCAAGCTTCTATAGATGCCTTGCTAAAATACGGTGTTGGATCAGGCGGAACTCGCAATATCGGCGGTAATAATATTGCCATTCTTGAGCTTGAAAAAGAACTTGCAGATTTACACAAAAAGCAAGCAGCTTTAGTTTTTACATCCGGTTTTGTTGCAAATGATACAACGCTTGCAAGTCTTGCTAAAATCATGCCGGATATAGTATTTTTTTCCGATGAGCTAAATCATGCCTCAATAATTGCCGGGGTTACAAGTTCAAGAGCCGAGAAATATATATATAGACATTTAGACGTTAAGCATCTAGAAGAGCTTTTACAATCAGTCGATATTAATAGACCGAAAATTATTGTTTTTGAATCGGCTTACTCTATGGACGGTTTTTTCTCACCTATCAAAGATATAATCAACTTAGCCAAAAAATATAATGCTTTAACCTTTATTGATGAAGTTCATACGGTCGGTTTATACGGTAAACATGGAGGCGGTATTGCCGAGCTTCTTAATTGTAGAGATCAAATCGATATTATTCAAGGTACACTTGCCAAAGCATATGGCACTATCGGTGGTTATATCACTAGCAACCATAATTTAGTCGACGCTATAAGACTAACCGCTCCAGGATTTATTTTCACTACTTCATTACCGCCGGTAATTTCTACCGCTGCAACGCATAGTATTAGACATCTTAAAGAATCGAATGAAGAACGAATAAAACATCAAGAAGTAGTTACAAAACTTAAAAATTCTTTTGAAAATTTTAATATACCTTATTTGAAAAATGAAAGTCATATAGTGCCGATAATTATTGGTGATCCGATTAAAGCGGCGAAAGCCTCAAATATGCTCCTTAATGAATACGGTATTTACGTTCAACATATCAATTTTCCAACCGTACCGAGAGGTACGGAACGCCTCCGAATCATCCCAACCCCTGCCCATACCGATAAAATGATCAATGATTTATCTATAGCCTTAGTGCATATATTTGCCGAACTTGATATAGAATTATCTTCTACAAAAGAACTAAATGAAGAAGTACGTTTGAATCTTATTGCATAACGTCATTGTGACCAGTTGTAGGCGTTGTTGCATGGCTCGGTTTTTTTGTTGTCATCCCGTGATTTATTCACGGGATCCAGTTAAAAATACTAATAATATTAGTATTTTTAGTTGTTTTACTGGATACCGTGGACAAGCCACGGTATGACACTCAGCAGGTTTTCCGAGCCATGCAACAACGCCGCAGTTGTAGTACTTGCGTGGTAATCTAGAAAAAATTATTAGTTTTTGCTAAAAAATAACATATATACTTTATTTATATAAAAGGGGAAAACCGCTTTTCACCTTTTATATTCAATATTTCTAACCGAATAGCGGATTATGTAATAATTTGCTATTTGCGTTAAAAAAATTCTGTAAACTAGAATTTTTTACTGGATTGCTTCGTCAATTGTTATACAATTTCCTCGCAATGACGATATTGATAGCTATTAGGCTATACCCAACGAGTATATAAAAACTATTGCATATTTCGGCTCATTAGTTTATTTTGATTAGCAAACTATGTACAGAATTAATGGATTATTAAAATGGGAATTACCGTATTAAAAAACGAAGGATTGGATTTTCATGCAAGAATCTCTACTCCTTTAAGTGAGATAGATGACGATATTCAAAAAGAATTACTTGATTTAACCAAAAAAGTTAAAATAGCAGGTTTTAGAGCCGGTAAAGTACCGGTTTCAATTGTTAAGAAAAAATACGGTACTTCCGTCAGGAATGATATAATAGAAAGAAGAATTAACCATTCGGTAAATCACGTTATTAAAGAACATAATCTAAATATAATCGGTAGACCCAAAATTGAAGAATTGCAAAACGAACCCGATAAAGCTTTAGAATTTACCGTAAAAATAGAGCTATTACCTAAAATTACTATTCCGGATTTAAAGAAAATCTCACTAGATCGTCCAAAATTAGAAGTAAACTCTAAAGATGTTGAAGAACAACTAGAAAAACTTGCCGCATTAACAAAAAGCTATACTAAAGAAAGTAAAGCAAAAATAAAAGACGGAGATCAGGTTACTATTGATGCAATTGGGTACATCAAGGATGAAGCTTTTGAAGGCGGTAAATTAAATGATTTTAAGGTAGTAATAGGTAGTAATGCACTTATTCCAGGTTTTGAGAAACAATTAATAGGTTCTAAAACAGGTAGCGAAGTAGATGTTAATGTTACTTTTCCTGAAAATT of Rickettsia tillamookensis contains these proteins:
- the htpG gene encoding molecular chaperone HtpG, which gives rise to MTQEKKKFDAEVGKILNLMIHSLYSNKEIFMRELISNASDACDKLRYLSQSNSELVAGDSNFKITVKVDKDKGQIIIRDNGIGMNKEDLIENLGTIARSGTANFLKSLSGDSKKDNMLIGQFGVGFYSSFMVADKVTVTSRKAGEDKVHVWESDGLGEYTVSDSDKEFTRGTEIVLHIKKEEDTFLDHFRLKHIVKSYSDHIAVPIYFFDEAGNNEIQLNSASALWTRPKSEITEEQYKEFYKSLSYAIDDPWITLHNKNEGAIEFTNLLFIPSSKTFDLFHPDRKRRVKLYIKRVFISDENIDLIPSYLRFLRGVVDSEDLPLNISRESLQHNSVLEKIKNAITKRVLSEIRKKKEESSEEYNKFWANFGGALKEGLCEATTDHEKLLEVCIFRSALHNKMISLDEYIANFKEGQNTIYYLSGDNPDKLLSSPQIEGLLSKNIDVLLFTDTVDDFWVNVNSEYKGHAIKSATRSDIDLEQTATSSEEKKKDDTKSDEEYKLLTDYFKETLGELVKEVKISKKLTSSPACLAVSDAAMDIRMERFLIEQKQIAAASAKNLELNPKNKIIEKIFNDLKANNEELVNLIFDQACILEGEPVADTGAFSKRLNDIIQKAIL
- the hemA gene encoding 5-aminolevulinate synthase → MFYYDTIFSKHIDKIKSEGRYREFKALKRQADNFPFAEHANKQIVMWCINDYLGMSKHAKVMQASIDALLKYGVGSGGTRNIGGNNIAILELEKELADLHKKQAALVFTSGFVANDTTLASLAKIMPDIVFFSDELNHASIIAGVTSSRAEKYIYRHLDVKHLEELLQSVDINRPKIIVFESAYSMDGFFSPIKDIINLAKKYNALTFIDEVHTVGLYGKHGGGIAELLNCRDQIDIIQGTLAKAYGTIGGYITSNHNLVDAIRLTAPGFIFTTSLPPVISTAATHSIRHLKESNEERIKHQEVVTKLKNSFENFNIPYLKNESHIVPIIIGDPIKAAKASNMLLNEYGIYVQHINFPTVPRGTERLRIIPTPAHTDKMINDLSIALVHIFAELDIELSSTKELNEEVRLNLIA